AGAAAAAAAACCGTTACAGTGGCAAAGGCATTATATGTTTCACTGTTCATTGTGATTGTGGCTACATAATACCAATACATTTGTATGTAAACTTGTTCTTACACTCTCGGGTAGTTATTAAAGTTTCCCCGAATAAACGTTCTGTTCGAATAAACTCTATGTTTTGGTGATAAAATAGGTCGATATGCTTGTAAGCTTCCTGTGTGATCACTCATTACAATGTAATGTTTACAACTGACCAAGCAAACCAAATTCGAGGGATCATTACATATGTTTAGAAATTACACGAAATCTCATACAGTATAAGTACGGTATTGACATTGGTGCCTGTGCGCACACATCAGACGTATGTTGTTGCTGTGCGCATGTCTGTGTGATTTAACGTGCTTACAGTAACAGTGACATCAATTGGATATGATTTATAAGATATATTTGCATAATCTGAGACGCGAATGTTGTCGCTTGTAAATAGTAAATAACGGTAAATTCTATTTCAGATGAATTAATGGCGATACAGATAGTACGTATGGTGATGGATAAAGCTTCCTATTGGATGTGATAAAAATACACGAGAAGTTTTCGAAGTAACGTAATAAATGATTATGTAAATAGATGTTCGAGGACTCTATCTCCAAATCATTTCCGAATGTAGTCAGAAAAGCAGGTTAATTTCTTCAATATCAACATTTTAAATCGtcgaactttaaaaaaaatcgtccATATGAACGGTAAATGCGTGTCAAAGAGATACATAACGTATATCGGTACTAAAAAAATTCACTGCAATGTCTGAAACCGTTTACAAGTCAGCATGCATTTCTTGTTGAACTCGATGACGTTTTTTCCACACAAATCCCACAATCATCACGTTGTGTATTCATTGAAGTAAACCTATCTAGGGAAGGGCATATCAAAAATAAGTTTTATGATATTTAGAACTGTCTTGCCGTCCGTGTCTAATTGACTTACATATTGTTGACTATCACCGGTCCTGTGTTTATCACGTGCATATCAGTTGTGAAAAAAAGTCCTGTGTTTTACCACGTGCATATCACATGTGAAAAAAGTCCTGTGTTTTACCACATGCATATCACATGTGAAAAAGTCCTGTTATATACCATGTGCATATCACATGTGAACAAGTTTGAGAGCAGGATCATGGTTCATGACTGTGTTTGCTCAATCTCTGGACAATGTTTGAAGATCCGAATTTGTAATAGTAGAGATCTGCTGTACGGACTGTTTTGACATTCAAACGCTCCTTATCAGTGTCTCCAAATGACCGGTGCGTGACGACTGTGGCCGGAATGTATAAAACCGTGTTTGCGGCCACTGCAGGTTTACATGTAGATACAATGACAATGAAGATACTTCTGGTTGCCTACCTGGTCTCTCTTGCCATTCTGCAAGGGGTGGAGTCAGGTAGGCCGTGtacttgtttttataatttgcgtgagaacatttttgtattttggaTATGCAAACGATGAGTTATGttcttaataaaatgttaaacttGTAAGTAGACTCTTTAACTAATTGTAAACGCGATCTTTgctcaaaatattaaataaaaaaaggcttCCTTGCATGTTTACTTTACGTTTGTAGGTAAATAATCAGACGCTTTGTTGACGTAACATATCTCTTAAGTATTTTAAGAACATTTAAGGTTTAAGATCAGTTTTTCCTTCTAGACGCCTGAAGAAGAATCTGTGAAGAACTTGTATTTATGTTCATTGTGGAGTATATACTATTTTTAACAGAAGGAAAAGACATATGCAGGTCAGCatataaggtagtcgtgaagactcagcgatgacctttaaaaaaactctgacatacacacacaGAAAGAGACATATCGATTTGTCAACATGTTATATACCGGGATAACACGTATTTCTTCATTAAAATGAGAATTGCGATTTTGATATTGATGCAATTCATGCCATGCGATTTTTCTTACTTTTCATATTATTTAAAGTTAAGTTCTGTTAAATAACGATAAGAATCaggacagttgtgaataaatatTATGACTATCGAGGACTAATGGACGTAGGTGTGAGTTCTGATTTCTACAGGTAAGGTATTAGACTGGCATAACTGTTTACATAGTAAAAATGATCATGTAACTGTACCAGCTGCCTGTTCGACCCATTGCAGTTATCTCAGAGCTTTCTAATTCCGTTGCTTATCTCGCTTCGTTCGTCAGGATTTTGACCGTATGATCATGCCTTAAATGACATAAGTGATGTCCTGAATAGAATATAGCACAGTTTTAAAATGGAAACCAAAACCTTTGTCGTAATTAACTGCTATCACTTAAATGAAACCTCGTCTTGTCACTATTTTGTTATCACGTCTGTTGATAGAATGGTTGCGCTCTTCATAAAACGGTAAATAAACCGATCTAGTAGTAGCAATGATTTAAAATATTCCACGCACTGCCATATTGAAGCCCAAGTGGAGTTTGGAATATAATAACCGTGTAAAGTCGTAAAATTAAAGATTCGCCATCAATATCCCCCCGTGCTTTGAAAATGTTTGCTTTTTATATTAAACTGCAACGTATTATTATTGTCTTAATTATATTGCTGATAACATAACTTGAAATTTCCTCTTAAAATGACATTCTCGTAAGTCACTGACTTTAACAATCGCAGATATAAATATACTCTTCAGTCTGTGCTTGATATTTGGAGCTCCGATTACCTTATAATGAATTTGTAGTACTGTTTGACGAATATTGGTGGCTACTTCGAAGCACAAGATTTTGCCATTTTGTAGTTGTAAACCATGTGCGAAATTCTTATCACAGTGTGCTTAATTTAACAGTATATGTATTTTCCGTAAAAAAAATTATGCGGATagatgaaaaatatatacaaccaTAATTGACACTTTTTTTTAGATGAAGCCTCATTGAGCAACGGGCATCAAGACATTTTAGGAAAACAAAAAACATGGCATTCACTAAATTAATGTATGCGTGCACACAAATATTTAATGCGAAGAGCATATTGCTTAATTGCTTTTCATACAGTTTATGAGGCACGAATAACATGATTTTACAAGCATTTGTTTAACTATCAAACGATCTCCATTAATTGTCTTGAAGAAGTTTATCTAAGTCATACCTACAAGCCAACAAGAAATTTATATGGGCCCATTCTCATAAGATCTTGTCAACCCATATTGACCAATCATTTGGGACCCATGATGATCTTATAAGTGTCCTGCATTTGGGACCCTAATAGAGTTCATCTATAATTCCCTGTGGGCTGCGTGTGGGTCACATGTGGGCCGCCGCTTACTATTTTTAGTTATCAGGCATATATCTTAAAAGTACAGATTGCAAGACTTGCAACTAGATTATTGTTTGAACAGTAAATATGACATCATTTTGCTATTGTTTGAACTTTGTCCAACTCGCAACGCCTTGAGCTAGTTGTCTCGCAGCTTTTTATTGTCCATGTCATTTCTGGTTCGCAAAtgcatttgtacatgtacatgatggaaaaacatacattttaagcAAACAACTTAACCAATCAAAAACTGCGTTACATGCATTTCTATTATCAACATATTCCAAAATAGTATCACAAGTTGTAAAGAAACTTGAAAATGACATGTACATGCTCTATTTTTATTCAGAACGTTAATATCACACATAAAAGATCTGCCACTTAAAAGCGTACACAATTTGTTGTTAATAACAGTGGGTAACGTGTTCCAAAATACATTAGTTAATTGATTAAATCAGTCgttaattaattgattaattgatttataaatgcattcattcattcgttcgttgTTGTATTCACTCTCTTACTTATTTGTTTATTCATTCATTAAGAAAGTAACGACCAACATCGAACCAAATAGATTAACGTTATTTTTTTGTAATGGCTTGTGGCTAACTTGCTAGTGTATGGAAAAGtttgataaaaatgtatgaaGTCACATAATTAAAGACTTTCCTAACGCAAcagatcaaaataaaatatttaatttatgagtagcgattttgatttaaaagtgtATAAGATCATTAAACTACATTCTGTGCGATCTCACGAAACAATAATTCATGCAAGCAtgctgcgttagaaaagtctccaactAGAACCAATGATACAAAAATGTAAGGGCTCAAATTTTCACATTTCAAATAGTGGAAACTTACGGAATTGGTTTaatgtctgccaataaatgttaCAAACATTTCCTTTATATTTATTTCGACGCCCTGTGTCTGTCTTTAAGGGACCGttaaccacgaatgacgaaaaaaaaagttctaaaataccgtattttttacaattattagtttatattgattaaaatatcacgactggtatattacattacttgaaaaaagttcattttttcagtatattcggtaataaatttttgcgatgtgaaatcaaacGTATATCGCGAAAATTGGTTACATAACAATAAACAcactttaaataacgcaagtagattggtcgttttatatataaaatatattcaattcactacgcatgcacaatttgcattcctgggtttaccacgtgacgatgacgatcaatctacttgtgttatttatagttaactgttagttacctggtacacatacccagtaaaattgtatcaccgaatatatgaaaatatgaaaacgtaacaacttttttcaagtaatgtaatataccagtcgtgattttttaatcaatataaacaaataatcgaaaaaatacggtattttagaacttttctttgttCGTGaatcgtggttgacggtccctttaatacaTTTCTTGATTTAATTTGTGATTCGTTTCAATTTCACTTTTAACTTCACTCCCAGACACAATCGCCTGCACGGGTACCCATCGTTACCACGCCACAGGCACCGCCTACTATCCGGACCCTAGTCCTCTGGAGGGAGGATACGTTGATATGCATGACACGCCCTTACAAACACTTCAGGTACATGCACTATGTCTTGGACTTTGTTTTGCGTGCAAACTGAAATCGCGCGATCATATATACAATACTCTAATTGTTTTGGTTGTTTCGGATTGTACGCTTTTATTCATTAGGGCATACCTTATAACATCTTGCTTGGATACAAACCACTCCTCTTAGCGCTTTTAACACTGACTATTAGAATTTGCAGCAAGTAAAACAGTCGTCCTTGCGCAAAATGCATTATTAAAAGGTTTGGAATACCGTATACCTATTAACGAATTTATTTTcagaattaaaaatatacataggTAAGCGTTGTTGATGCTGCGTATAATGAAAGGGTGaattaagaaacatatttatattggGATAGTTTTATATTAATCAGATATAAACATGTTCGCGAAACTTTAAAACAATCTTATTAAAGCGTcctttgtgtgacaatatatttgcTTTATTCCAGGTTAAGGTTGGTGCGAAAATAGAACACAAATCTTGTTCAGACTTAGCtttgtatgaaaatatttttgCATGTTATTCATAGTTCACTTTTTGTACAATGCCACTTTTTATTTTGGCTTATATTATTATGACACTAGAACCACATTTAGACAGgctattttttacaattaattcTTCTCTTATAGATATTTGCGTAATATCTGCGCATGCTCTTTAAACCTCCGCGCAGAGAGATTACTGGTTCCAAGCAAAGCTCTATTGTATCCTTGCCGCCATTACAAACCACGTGATGACGCTCATTTCAGACATTATTTGTATTTTCCCTACAtacttgtttacatttttttactgTTAACATTATCAACCAAATTCATGTGTGAACATTATAATACTGATTTGCAACAATAAGAAAATGTTCCTAACCGAACATTCTTCCGAATCTGGAAGGAATTTACACGTTTATGCATAGTTAATCAGTATTTGGAGGTAACAACTGCACGGAGTTTGATGTTATTAAGGCTTATATTGGCGGCAATATCTCTACATTTGATATTTGCATGGAGTTTTATGTTTTTGAGGCTTACCTATTTGTGACAATATCAACACTTTTTTATACAGGCTTACCTTGAAGGAAAGGCCTCCGTGGTTACTGTTGCTATGGACAATCACGCCGGTATTCGTTATGACACACCCGTCTGCATTCCAGAACTGAACCATAAGTACAATCGATTCATCGATTTCAGGGTAAACGTCTTCAAAAActtcaatatatgtatttttgtccTTATAACATAAATGGAGATTGTTATTCTACGTGATTTATCAAACGATTAAAATTTACAATTATTAGAATGTAGGTAAACCAATTATGTGAATCAAATCTGACTCATGCTTTTTGTGTACACATTAGCTTTTGATTGTACATTTAATGAAAGCAAGCTTTCATAATCATCTATGTTTTTAATGCGTGGAACATTAATCAATTTCGACAACATTAAAACTACAGACATCGTTTAAAAAACGCCAGTATACTGTTTAAATATCTGACAATTAAAGGTTTTTCGATTTTATTCAGAAATCTCAAACCTTGTTTACTTTCTTTTAACttctataaatataaactggaCGAGATAGCTCTTATTATAGCGGGACGTTCTTTATTTATATTGGTCACACATTGCCATAAATGCTAACATTGCAGATACATACCCAAATCAATAACCGCTTTGTATTGTCATTGCATCAAGTTGAGGGAGTTTTGTCATTTTAATGACGTCATGGTCGGGACACGGATCCGGGGTTTTTAACAACATGTTTACCCCCCTCCCCTTGCTATTGAGAATGGATTAATATTAATGATGGTATTGGATCGTTCCTCTGAGTACAATGAACCAAATTTGGTTTGAGATAAATATGGAATGCTAGGATGTGCTTTTAAGGGAAATATACACGGTAAACACGGTAAACACAATATTTGCACgaataaaatgatgttttaaacattttattgaacAGTTCCTAATTACAGTTGTCTCGTTGTGTAAACGCGcattaaaaaatgcatgtttttgatCTTTACAAAACTTAACTCGTgctttgaataattaaataacaatattgcaTTTATGTTTTCTAAGCGTTTATACCAATATCACATCATTACTAGATacttataatatttaattaaagggGAACGTTCCGTCGATATGCCCCTCCATGTTGTGCAGACAACAAATAATACTGATTGACTGTACAAAGAGCCCCTACAGCTTAAAGAaaacacacatatttaaataaattaatcaattaataaattaaaataaattcaaaataaccAAAGGTTTATTTATAcgaaacacaatatatatatacaaataaaaaactgGTCCGATTGATGACGAATAGCTTGATCAGAAAAGAATTAGGTCATATATTCGATTCGAACACAATTGGATACTTTGAAGAGTTTACATAGAGAAGAAAATACACGCTAAATATTAAACGATACAAACTATGTGCcttataatgtttatatatatatatatatatttgaatttagATACAGATCCATGTTCTTGCTATGTCTTACATAAATTTGAGTCGCGCTCTGTAAATCGGGCCTAAATGCATTGTaatgtgtcgttccagataagcctgtgcagttcgacactttccgcttatatgataAATTTCGTTTTAAAAAGTATATTCTTAGTACAGATCCAGTTAAGGCAAAACGGGTCgcctctgattagcctttgcggactgcacattctaatccgGGAATTCATTTTACGCGAATTCGCTAGCCTCTTTTCACAGACACATACTCATTAAGTTATACAAATTTAATTTTAGGTGCGTGACACCGGAAGTGCATTCACAAACAAGGGCCACTCGAGAATCGACATCTGCGTTCGCACTCGTCACGACTCGTACGATAATACGATCAATGGGCCATTGACGCTTGTTTTCCATTGatgatatataaaattatatagtaTATGCATTTGCTTTTATTTATTCTGACCTTCACTTTTTTGCTTCTTGTCTATTTACGCCATTGTACGTCGAATCACTTTAAATCCTCTGACATGTTTTTTGATATATTGCGTTGAGAGCCATGCGCAATCCAAGTGTTAGAAACAAGAATCCATTATACAATTTTTAAAGTTAAACTTTTCAGAATAAGTTTTAAAGAATATCTGATAAGCCATAAACCTAACCACAACGCATTTAAATAGTACAAAGTAAACGtgtgaaataattttataatacattGCGAGGCCCTAATCGGCTGATCATAATTCGTTCTTTGCAAGCGTGCAAAATGGTTCAATTTTGTACGGAATTTTTACAGAAGATAACAAGTAGGGGCCAGTAAGAGGTATTGGGTTTGACATAACCGTAATATCAAAGAATGGAGggattgttttcaaataaattacaaatgcaaattttttaattctaaattatgaaaaatgaggAGGCGTTCAACTGTTAAAATGCCCATCATTTGAAGAGACATATGTCATTTCTGCCTACACAATATAAGGGGATTCGccagtgtgtttgtttttaaactgaGATGATTCGATATCAAACTTCAAAATAATGTGGTTTGGAGTCAGCATACTATTTCGTAAGTATAACTTCAATGACGTTTCTATAAGTAAACTCAAACGTGACTGACCAAGATACTAAGACAATGAAGGCCATTATGATGTCATAAAAACGTTTCGAGATAGTAGCTTTACTTAGCTTCACTTATCTTTGCATGCAGCTATTTATTGTCGGTAGGGGACTATTTCATTTGTACACGTAAAATACACCAAATGGAATAACGACATCTGTACCAGGAAAAACATAAACACTTCATTTGCATACAACCTGCCAGTAATATTGGAAGAGAGAAGTAATACTATTTACACAGTCAAAACATGCATTAAGAATTATTATTTGTCAATGTTAAAATGATTGTAAGATGGTCATGCTGTTTAATCAGTTAGCAGAATACAACGAACGTTGACAACGTCTCCAGCTTTACATTCCTATGCGACGTAATTGATTATAGTTATAGCCAGAACAATATAGACAACTAAGTTGGTAAGTGGGGGTTGTGACAAGTATTCCAAGAGATAAGGCAGCGTTTTTATTCATATATTACATATCCTTCTTGTAACAAAAGTATATCGAATAAATGTAGTttctttacctttatcaataacTTAATAGCAGAACATATTGATTGGTTTGTCTTCATTCGTAGAGTAATATGTACTTGATGAGTAATTGATGGTGTATAATTCTATATGCCTTCCGATGTTGATGCGAAGACTGGCTAAATAGTGTCTagcatttgttttaaacatcagCCTTATTAACATGGTTACTCAAACAAacatttatctattattttgtACCTCCTCAAATGATCGCAAGTAGTTTGTTTGCGAATTAATAGGTTTTCGGATGGTTGGGTCTTGAGTTTATGCAGATTAGATTTCCGCTCTGTATCTTTCCAAAGCATGTGAGAGTTTTAACACTATTCCTTATTTTAACTTGACGGaaattaacaaaatcaaataagtatttttcaacGACCTTGAATAAGGATACAGATTTCAAACATATAAGTTAAGAATTAATATTCGGGTGTCcgtttatttttcaaatgccACATTAATTTCAATAATATCAATAGGTGTATACTTACACattcatatatacatacatacatttgagAAATAAGCAACACTTAACAATGcaagtattattaaaatattacgaactgtaataaattaatattgaaatacatacacAGGCCATCTTATCCAGtattaattttatcaagattaacaAACGGAAATGAGTAAAATGAGTAACATTTAAGGCGATCGACAAGGAACATGCTTATTAAGGGCGTTTCTATGAGTAAGTGGTTTAATGCATTTATATGAGTTGATATCTAAGAGTTTCAACCACATTATACAAACCATACAATACGCTATTTAAGATGAACGAACTGTACAATTCATGTGTTATCCAACGAACTATAAGGAGAAAATTTATGGCTGCAAGTGGTTTCACTATTTAAACGAGCGATATCAAACGTTAAGGAAAAGCATGAGTTATTGTTAAGCAACATTGGTAAAGAACAATGTCTCATAGTAGACAGAAACAGTATGCGACCAACTCGTTTGTTCTTCCTGCATCATGTTGTTTGTGGCTCACATGAATATTTTTCTGCTTTGAACTGAATTTTTAAATGACTATATGCAgccaacaaataataattttataaaaaaaaacgtaacatGTAACATACCCGATCTTTGCAGACAGCTGTTTATGGAATCATTTTACGTGtacacataaataaacatataatggaaTGTTTTCTTTTGAACCAGAAAAAGAGCGAAACAATCGATTCGCCGTTTGAATGAGAACGCATAATAAAGAATGTGAACTGTTGTCACACGTGACATAACAATCTGCTAATTATATTTGGGAATCAATGTGATATTATGTACAGAATCGTCAAATGTTTTCAGTGAATAATCTGCGAAAATGTGTTAAGAATTAATGCATCTTTTCGTCAATATTAAAAAGATTTCAGGATGGTCATGTTGTTCATTCAGTAGTAAGAAAACTTTACCAACATTCACTAAAGTTCTCAACTTGAAATTCTTATGCTACgcaatcagggtgcaggatcacgtgactttgtatacac
This is a stretch of genomic DNA from Dreissena polymorpha isolate Duluth1 chromosome 7, UMN_Dpol_1.0, whole genome shotgun sequence. It encodes these proteins:
- the LOC127837892 gene encoding uncharacterized protein LOC127837892 is translated as MYKTVFAATAGLHVDTMTMKILLVAYLVSLAILQGVESDTIACTGTHRYHATGTAYYPDPSPLEGGYVDMHDTPLQTLQAYLEGKASVVTVAMDNHAGIRYDTPVCIPELNHKYNRFIDFRVRDTGSAFTNKGHSRIDICVRTRHDSYDNTINGPLTLVFH